From Pigmentibacter ruber, a single genomic window includes:
- the fliJ gene encoding flagellar export protein FliJ: MNFKFSLQRVLNLREQETQDAELKVEKTKIIINDLRKMVHQERDQYFDEREELNQNLKLGNLSTVKLYEHSLLLRQERIIELLDNIRNYQADLEVFQQILIQSKRNQKILENLRDLKKKEFIERETAKEQKLIDEIGNQKYIRTQINEKGEE; the protein is encoded by the coding sequence ATGAATTTTAAATTCTCATTACAAAGAGTTTTAAATCTTCGTGAACAGGAAACCCAAGATGCAGAATTAAAAGTTGAAAAAACGAAAATTATCATAAATGATCTTAGAAAAATGGTTCACCAAGAAAGAGATCAGTATTTTGATGAAAGAGAAGAACTCAATCAAAATTTGAAATTAGGAAATTTGAGTACGGTTAAACTGTATGAACATTCTTTATTATTAAGACAAGAGAGAATTATAGAACTCCTTGATAATATAAGAAACTATCAAGCAGATTTAGAAGTCTTCCAGCAGATATTAATTCAATCAAAACGAAATCAAAAAATTTTAGAAAATTTAAGAGATTTAAAGAAAAAAGAATTTATAGAAAGAGAAACTGCAAAAGAACAAAAGCTAATTGATGAGATAGGAAACCAAAAGTATATTCGGACACAAATAAATGAAAAAGGTGAGGAATGA
- a CDS encoding FliI/YscN family ATPase translates to MFSNNALAKIKKQREILQPQNHFENFGKVVQIVGTVIEVTLADAPLGALVKIFNREKTFAIEGEIVGFRKEKSLVIPFSEPTGVCANSYVQCIEREPKILVGEHLIGRIIDGYGRPMTGSPFQMGQGIPYSIHREPLNPLVRNRISKHFDTGIRSINGLLSFGEGQRIGIMAGSGVGKSVLMGMISRYSDADVNVIALIGERGREVREFLEENLGSEGMKKSVVVVSTGDQSPLSRVRAAHVGTAIAEYFREQGKKVLLMMDSLTRVAMAQREIGLSVGEPPTTKGYTPSVFSLLPKLLERAGNSQSSGSLTGIYTVLVEGDDFNDPISDSARSILDGHINLSRILAERNHFPAIDILSSASRVLTDIASQEHLKCIGIIRDLMSEYQKNEDLINIGAYSQGINPKLDKAIKLLPRINEFLRQDRNIICNYPESLLLLKELTGDDLA, encoded by the coding sequence ATGTTTTCTAATAATGCATTAGCAAAAATTAAAAAACAACGTGAAATATTACAACCACAAAATCATTTTGAGAATTTTGGTAAAGTTGTTCAAATAGTAGGAACTGTTATTGAGGTTACTTTAGCTGATGCTCCTTTGGGGGCTCTTGTAAAAATATTTAATCGAGAAAAAACTTTTGCGATAGAGGGGGAAATTGTAGGTTTTCGCAAAGAAAAATCTCTTGTGATCCCATTTTCAGAACCGACAGGAGTTTGTGCTAATTCATACGTTCAATGTATTGAAAGAGAGCCTAAAATACTAGTTGGTGAACACTTAATAGGAAGAATTATTGATGGATATGGAAGACCAATGACAGGTTCTCCTTTTCAAATGGGACAGGGAATTCCTTATTCTATTCATCGCGAACCTTTAAATCCTTTGGTAAGAAATAGGATAAGTAAACATTTTGATACAGGAATTCGTTCCATTAATGGGCTTTTAAGTTTTGGAGAAGGGCAAAGAATTGGGATAATGGCTGGCTCAGGTGTAGGGAAAAGTGTTTTGATGGGAATGATTTCTCGTTATTCCGATGCTGACGTAAATGTAATAGCTTTAATCGGTGAGCGAGGAAGAGAAGTTCGAGAGTTTTTAGAGGAAAATCTTGGCTCTGAAGGAATGAAAAAAAGTGTGGTTGTTGTTTCAACTGGAGATCAATCTCCATTAAGCAGAGTTAGAGCGGCTCATGTTGGAACAGCTATTGCAGAATATTTTCGTGAACAAGGCAAAAAAGTTTTACTAATGATGGATTCTTTAACTCGAGTGGCAATGGCTCAACGCGAAATTGGGTTATCAGTTGGCGAACCACCTACTACAAAAGGCTATACTCCATCTGTTTTTTCATTGTTACCTAAACTTCTTGAAAGAGCTGGAAATAGTCAATCATCAGGATCTTTAACAGGAATTTATACCGTTTTAGTTGAGGGAGATGATTTTAATGATCCTATAAGTGATTCGGCAAGAAGCATTTTAGATGGTCACATTAATTTGTCTCGCATCTTGGCTGAAAGAAATCATTTTCCAGCAATCGACATTCTTTCCAGTGCAAGTAGAGTTTTAACTGATATTGCGTCACAAGAGCATCTAAAATGTATAGGCATTATAAGAGATTTAATGTCCGAATATCAAAAGAATGAGGATCTCATAAATATAGGTGCCTATAGCCAAGGTATCAATCCCAAATTAGATAAAGCAATAAAATTACTTCCAAGGATCAACGAATTTTTAAGGCAAGATAGAAATATTATTTGTAATTATCCAGAATCATTGTTGTTATTAAAAGAATTAACTGGAGATGACTTAGCATGA
- a CDS encoding peroxiredoxin: MPTKKTEQSPILQKPYKVKKFSVVDENGNNITEKTLLGKWNVIYFYPKDMTSGCTLEANDFQTKLKTFHKFGCDIYGVSKDSCQSHLKFIQKEGLKFTLLSDEEGKLLENFAVWKEKSMYGKKYMGIERSTFLINKEGMVVAEWRKVKVTEHVETVLEVLKQLTSS; encoded by the coding sequence ATGCCAACAAAAAAAACAGAACAATCTCCTATTTTACAAAAACCTTATAAAGTTAAAAAATTTTCAGTTGTAGATGAAAATGGAAATAATATTACTGAGAAAACCCTTTTAGGAAAATGGAATGTAATTTATTTCTATCCTAAAGATATGACTTCTGGCTGTACTTTAGAGGCAAATGATTTTCAAACTAAATTAAAAACATTTCATAAATTTGGATGTGATATTTATGGAGTAAGCAAAGATTCCTGTCAAAGCCATTTAAAATTTATTCAAAAAGAAGGTTTGAAATTTACATTGTTATCTGATGAAGAAGGTAAATTACTTGAAAATTTTGCTGTATGGAAAGAAAAAAGTATGTACGGAAAAAAATATATGGGAATTGAGCGTTCAACTTTTTTAATTAACAAAGAAGGAATGGTTGTTGCAGAATGGAGAAAAGTTAAAGTAACTGAGCATGTAGAAACTGTTCTAGAAGTTTTAAAACAATTAACAAGCTCATAA
- a CDS encoding THUMP domain-containing class I SAM-dependent RNA methyltransferase, whose product MKKKENKHPNQQNSDYLYGQSPSLRFFATTSKGLEETLQEELSEIFDSLKIKHHIWKGSAGCYVESPWSGAVSANLASMCASRVLLVLLEKQIDTEEDLYYVCREINWSDLFDKQKTFAVNASINHTFIDNSMFLALKIKDAICDHFRDEFGSRPNVDTENPDVRIFVRLVQKKLSISIDTTGEPLSQRGYRTKTVEAPLKETLAASLLRMSGWNSLANSIWNTSSAVYFTDKEIKILKKQGLPVKEQLLSPFLLDPMCGSGTFAIEAALALLHWKPNAHRNHFAFFNLLPELERDLKALTKDIRNKILANEKSMTNLILVIRNYAIQNKIEFDANSVYSIIASDLSEENLETAKECAKNAGVSKIIGFKKLNAFVSKPHASVGLCLVNPPYGERLNENTDLEPFYKSLGDLWKQDFPNWTAWLISGNEEFAKKVGLKPTRKISVYNGSIPCKFFQYVLYPRNSKNSNPSS is encoded by the coding sequence ATGAAGAAAAAGGAAAACAAACACCCTAATCAGCAAAATAGTGATTATTTGTATGGACAGTCACCTAGTTTAAGATTTTTTGCTACTACTTCTAAAGGACTTGAAGAAACTCTCCAAGAAGAATTATCTGAAATTTTTGATTCTTTGAAAATAAAACATCATATTTGGAAAGGCTCAGCAGGCTGCTATGTTGAATCTCCTTGGTCTGGTGCTGTTAGTGCTAATTTAGCTTCGATGTGTGCAAGTCGAGTTTTATTAGTTCTTCTTGAAAAACAGATAGATACTGAAGAAGATCTTTATTATGTTTGTCGTGAGATTAATTGGTCAGATTTATTTGATAAGCAAAAAACGTTTGCAGTGAATGCTTCTATCAATCACACATTTATTGATAATTCTATGTTTTTAGCTCTTAAAATCAAAGATGCCATCTGTGATCATTTCCGTGATGAATTTGGCAGTAGACCTAATGTTGATACTGAAAATCCTGATGTTAGAATTTTTGTTCGTTTAGTTCAGAAAAAATTAAGTATTTCAATTGATACCACTGGAGAACCTTTGTCGCAGAGAGGGTATCGCACCAAAACAGTGGAGGCTCCACTAAAAGAAACCCTTGCTGCATCTTTATTAAGAATGTCTGGATGGAATAGTTTAGCAAATAGTATTTGGAATACCTCTTCTGCTGTTTATTTTACTGATAAAGAAATAAAGATACTAAAGAAACAAGGACTTCCTGTAAAGGAACAACTTTTATCACCTTTTCTTCTCGATCCAATGTGCGGATCGGGAACTTTTGCGATTGAAGCTGCACTGGCTTTGTTACATTGGAAACCTAATGCGCACAGAAATCATTTTGCTTTTTTTAATTTGTTGCCAGAGTTAGAACGTGATTTAAAAGCATTAACAAAAGATATTAGAAACAAAATACTAGCAAATGAAAAATCTATGACTAATTTAATATTAGTTATTAGAAATTATGCAATTCAAAATAAAATTGAATTTGATGCAAATTCTGTTTATTCAATTATTGCAAGTGATCTCTCTGAGGAAAATTTAGAAACTGCAAAAGAATGTGCAAAAAATGCTGGAGTTAGTAAAATTATTGGTTTTAAAAAATTAAACGCTTTTGTATCAAAGCCCCATGCCTCGGTTGGACTTTGTTTAGTTAACCCACCTTATGGTGAACGCTTAAACGAAAATACAGATTTAGAACCATTTTATAAATCCTTAGGTGATTTATGGAAACAAGATTTTCCAAATTGGACTGCTTGGCTTATTTCTGGAAATGAAGAATTTGCAAAAAAAGTTGGTTTAAAACCTACCCGTAAAATATCTGTGTATAATGGAAGCATTCCTTGTAAGTTTTTTCAATATGTTTTGTATCCAAGGAATTCAAAAAATTCTAATCCTAGTAGTTAG
- a CDS encoding patatin-like phospholipase family protein, with product MVADKFCGYKEFRVMYIADSSLIESLKVDFIKAGARIINPDKPNSFSVSSYLLRRLALAANSFPGATVNFYDDVHVVASELPIFDADLIILDERTLEKDQSFFSQQSNKVNDQNIQQEEENPELAKVLHSSSITSEKKDQKIPITFENLRSAIEKFTPSGFLYTMRRIVVILPKSARKSNREFYLSLANVRAVIIEPSDSVELFLAATRQLYEFRQSHKKTSICISGGGLEGYIYSIGVVNALDNCLLDKESGDFDIFCGVSSGAIIASTLAVGVHSDDLVKQIYRRHTSLEPLGLNTVFDFAGSEIIKRAFDFIRAFSSFDSGEVISRLQHSVPTGFFKGEKLKKFFEKQMRHFGIEDNLSSLKKELYISVTDQDTGENIVFGEEPWKDIKISQAIRASTALPPFYLPELIKGHWFTDGQLTSASDFNTAIRKGAALVVYIDPMVPYTSNLPGAVMKRGGYFTMVQAVKSLVQTRSSSMLKHSMDNHPDVDFIIFKPTDEVMEAMAGNPMKYYIRSELVELGYRCTIAQILASYDAIAHKFAKHGYALKSKNMIASLLN from the coding sequence TTGGTTGCGGATAAATTTTGTGGTTATAAAGAATTTAGGGTGATGTATATTGCGGATTCTTCTTTAATAGAGTCTTTAAAAGTTGATTTTATAAAGGCAGGTGCAAGAATAATAAATCCTGATAAACCCAACTCGTTTTCAGTTTCATCTTATTTATTAAGAAGACTTGCCTTAGCAGCAAATTCTTTTCCGGGTGCAACTGTTAACTTTTATGATGATGTGCATGTTGTTGCAAGTGAATTGCCTATTTTTGATGCAGATCTTATCATTTTGGATGAGAGAACTTTGGAAAAGGATCAGTCCTTTTTTTCGCAGCAATCCAATAAAGTAAATGACCAAAATATTCAACAGGAAGAAGAAAATCCTGAATTGGCAAAAGTATTACATTCTTCCTCTATTACAAGCGAGAAAAAAGATCAAAAAATACCAATCACATTTGAAAATCTTCGTTCTGCAATTGAAAAATTTACCCCATCTGGATTTTTGTATACTATGCGGAGAATTGTTGTCATATTGCCAAAATCTGCACGGAAATCAAATCGAGAGTTTTACCTTAGTCTCGCCAATGTACGCGCGGTTATTATTGAACCTTCAGATTCAGTAGAATTATTTTTGGCTGCAACAAGACAACTATATGAGTTTAGGCAATCCCATAAAAAAACAAGTATTTGCATTTCTGGTGGGGGATTAGAAGGTTATATTTATTCCATAGGTGTTGTGAATGCATTAGATAATTGTTTACTAGATAAAGAATCTGGAGATTTTGATATTTTCTGTGGAGTCTCATCTGGGGCAATAATTGCTAGTACATTAGCAGTGGGTGTTCATTCTGATGATCTTGTCAAACAAATCTATAGACGACACACAAGCTTAGAACCATTAGGTCTAAATACTGTATTTGATTTTGCTGGTTCTGAAATAATAAAAAGAGCCTTTGATTTTATTCGGGCTTTTTCATCATTTGACTCAGGCGAAGTCATAAGTAGATTGCAGCATTCAGTTCCTACAGGTTTTTTTAAAGGTGAAAAATTAAAAAAATTTTTTGAAAAGCAAATGCGTCATTTTGGGATAGAAGATAATCTTTCATCTCTTAAAAAAGAACTTTACATCAGCGTTACCGATCAAGATACAGGAGAAAATATTGTTTTTGGAGAAGAACCTTGGAAAGATATAAAAATTAGTCAAGCTATTCGTGCAAGTACAGCCTTGCCACCCTTTTATTTGCCTGAACTGATCAAGGGTCATTGGTTTACAGATGGGCAGTTGACAAGTGCTTCAGATTTTAACACTGCAATAAGAAAAGGAGCAGCACTAGTAGTTTATATTGACCCGATGGTTCCATATACAAGCAATTTACCTGGGGCAGTAATGAAGCGCGGCGGTTACTTTACAATGGTGCAGGCGGTTAAAAGTTTAGTGCAAACTCGTTCTAGTTCAATGTTAAAGCATTCTATGGATAATCATCCTGATGTTGATTTTATTATTTTTAAGCCAACTGATGAAGTTATGGAAGCTATGGCTGGTAATCCTATGAAATATTACATCCGTTCTGAATTGGTTGAATTAGGTTATCGTTGTACTATAGCACAAATATTAGCTTCTTATGATGCAATAGCACATAAATTTGCAAAGCATGGCTATGCATTAAAATCGAAAAATATGATTGCCTCCCTCTTAAACTGA
- a CDS encoding uracil-DNA glycosylase family protein produces the protein MSFTKETLLQNIKARTMAHILEGVERFPKPTKIETLPHLPSDENLAIKISQCGLCPLAQMRNHVVVSKEIVPKKYFILGDFPDSIEDKSGDVFSEKSPLASLILNLLSKIGIKNDSYFSYAVKCFPQKALYTDSLHICVQNNLIEELKCVAPEYIFCFGYRSLKGLYSALQITSSLKNINENSLLDKIEISGKVVQPYFLPSIKELYEFPHWRKQVWELLSSL, from the coding sequence ATGTCGTTCACCAAAGAAACATTACTGCAGAACATCAAAGCTCGCACAATGGCTCATATTCTTGAGGGTGTTGAACGGTTTCCTAAACCCACAAAAATAGAAACACTGCCTCATTTGCCTTCAGATGAAAATTTAGCAATTAAAATTTCACAGTGTGGTTTGTGTCCCTTAGCTCAAATGCGGAACCATGTAGTTGTTTCTAAAGAAATTGTTCCAAAAAAATATTTTATATTAGGAGACTTTCCCGATTCCATAGAGGATAAATCAGGAGATGTATTCAGTGAAAAATCTCCTTTAGCAAGTCTAATTTTGAATCTTTTAAGCAAAATTGGCATTAAAAACGATTCTTATTTTTCTTATGCAGTAAAGTGTTTTCCACAAAAAGCTCTATACACAGATTCTCTCCATATTTGCGTCCAAAATAATTTAATAGAAGAGCTAAAATGTGTAGCTCCAGAATATATTTTTTGTTTTGGCTACCGTTCTTTGAAAGGTTTGTATAGCGCTCTGCAGATTACCTCATCTTTAAAAAATATCAATGAAAACAGCTTACTAGATAAAATAGAAATTTCTGGAAAAGTTGTCCAGCCTTATTTTCTCCCTAGTATTAAAGAGTTATATGAGTTTCCCCACTGGAGAAAACAGGTTTGGGAGCTCCTTTCAAGTCTCTGA
- the tig gene encoding trigger factor produces MTFSSTIEEVNSTRRKFKISVPAASIKVAFSEVASEIQKTAEVRGFRKGKAPQALIRKFYFGDIVKKAADKVINNAYSDVAKTADFQIVSYPHIEPENQFDENNDFQFSATVDINPKVEIKDYSNLTVKLNKNLNINVEEELDKLLNNYARILGKTEKDESGRALVKGDVANVSYKVFSAENELKNKETNSQMIELNGTNLPAIEEAILGLKAGESKTFSVTYPENYQDNELKGLTVEFQLVVNSVETIVPAELNDEFATRLGHKTIEEAKTNLLETIRKSNEEARSSSAFAQIVDHVLAVNNFEVAESLIESTIDRAIAEANANAAKNAQINKEDEQARAGYREWAAKQVRGILALGHIARQEEIVVSDDEMLRDMASYAMANRMDPRELIKRAGTQVYDEFRGQVMIRKVISKILEKAQIEYID; encoded by the coding sequence ATGACATTTTCCTCAACAATTGAAGAAGTGAATAGCACTCGTCGTAAATTCAAAATATCAGTACCAGCTGCTTCTATTAAAGTAGCATTTTCTGAAGTTGCTTCCGAAATTCAAAAAACTGCAGAAGTTAGAGGTTTTCGTAAAGGAAAAGCTCCTCAAGCTTTAATTAGAAAGTTTTATTTTGGTGACATAGTAAAAAAAGCTGCTGATAAAGTAATTAATAATGCATATTCTGATGTTGCTAAAACAGCAGACTTTCAAATAGTTAGTTATCCACACATAGAACCAGAAAATCAATTTGATGAAAATAATGATTTTCAATTTTCTGCAACTGTAGATATCAATCCTAAAGTAGAAATTAAGGATTATTCAAACTTAACAGTTAAATTAAATAAAAATTTAAATATAAATGTTGAAGAAGAGCTTGATAAGTTATTAAATAATTACGCAAGAATTTTAGGAAAAACTGAAAAAGATGAAAGCGGAAGAGCTCTTGTTAAGGGTGATGTAGCTAATGTTTCTTATAAAGTATTTTCAGCTGAGAATGAGCTAAAAAATAAAGAGACAAATTCACAGATGATTGAATTAAATGGTACCAATCTTCCAGCAATTGAAGAAGCCATTCTTGGATTAAAAGCAGGCGAATCTAAAACTTTTTCAGTAACATATCCTGAAAACTATCAAGATAATGAACTAAAAGGATTAACAGTTGAATTTCAATTGGTAGTAAACTCAGTTGAAACTATAGTTCCTGCAGAATTAAATGATGAGTTTGCCACTCGTTTAGGCCATAAAACAATTGAAGAAGCAAAAACAAACTTACTTGAAACAATTAGAAAATCAAATGAAGAAGCTCGCTCTAGCTCTGCATTTGCGCAAATTGTAGATCATGTTCTTGCAGTAAATAATTTTGAAGTAGCTGAAAGTTTAATTGAAAGCACTATTGACCGTGCTATTGCTGAAGCAAATGCGAATGCAGCAAAAAATGCTCAAATTAATAAGGAAGATGAACAAGCTCGTGCGGGATATCGTGAGTGGGCTGCAAAACAAGTGCGTGGAATTTTAGCATTAGGTCATATTGCTAGACAAGAAGAAATAGTTGTGAGTGATGATGAAATGTTAAGAGACATGGCTTCCTATGCAATGGCAAATCGTATGGATCCACGTGAATTAATAAAGCGTGCAGGAACACAAGTTTATGATGAGTTCCGTGGGCAAGTTATGATTCGCAAAGTAATTTCTAAAATTTTAGAAAAAGCACAAATTGAATATATTGACTAA
- a CDS encoding fatty acid desaturase family protein translates to MHEIDNEANSQEIIQRDKTELANGYPKWFRAVEFVGLFLFLSFAFIISWKIIASFNELWFLSLPALLIGWILSDFVGGIVHWAGDTWGSVDIPILGPALIRPFREHHVDQLAITRHDFIETNAACALAGTPVLFVCLFLPIGSLHKFSSFCVYFIFFMTIFVLFTNQIHKWAHAKKANFLIKILQKYRIFLNPEHHKIHHTVPFNKYYCITTGWMNPILTYFEFFPKMERLITKYTKALPRREDIGQKAAEKLLN, encoded by the coding sequence ATGCATGAAATAGATAATGAAGCGAATAGCCAAGAAATAATCCAACGTGATAAAACTGAATTGGCCAATGGATACCCCAAATGGTTTAGAGCAGTTGAGTTTGTTGGATTATTTCTATTTTTGTCATTTGCCTTTATTATAAGTTGGAAAATTATAGCCTCCTTCAATGAGCTCTGGTTTTTATCTCTCCCAGCACTTTTAATTGGCTGGATATTGAGTGATTTTGTTGGTGGTATTGTCCACTGGGCGGGTGATACATGGGGTTCAGTTGATATCCCTATTTTAGGGCCTGCTTTAATTCGTCCCTTCAGAGAGCATCATGTAGATCAATTGGCTATTACACGGCATGACTTTATTGAAACGAATGCAGCTTGTGCACTTGCAGGAACTCCTGTTCTGTTTGTTTGTCTTTTTTTACCTATTGGTTCTTTGCATAAATTTTCATCGTTTTGTGTTTATTTTATTTTTTTCATGACTATATTTGTTTTATTTACAAATCAAATTCATAAATGGGCTCATGCAAAAAAAGCAAATTTTTTAATTAAAATATTACAGAAATATAGAATTTTTTTAAATCCTGAGCACCACAAAATTCATCATACTGTTCCATTCAATAAATATTATTGTATAACGACTGGATGGATGAATCCTATATTAACTTATTTTGAATTTTTTCCAAAGATGGAGCGCTTGATTACAAAATATACGAAAGCTTTGCCAAGAAGAGAAGACATTGGGCAAAAAGCTGCTGAGAAACTCCTCAACTAA
- the rdgC gene encoding recombination-associated protein RdgC, with the protein MPIATGSLALKRFQILTHGKDLSIQWIMEKLSKAFISPLNIDDVREEANGFCHPFTGEAKIEYPHSLVFDQFFLFGMRSDRKKIPATFMKLQLRNALEALGHEKEDSQGTKKKIGKKVRDTIKDKLKEELLRNSIPTVKLTEVLWNLKDNQIWLTTTSPSSITEFEKLFSEAFDLPIININPGTAALDFEKIQLNLNTDMQPYLDLSPVSLANKFHFERKTENSNETESSQPVF; encoded by the coding sequence ATGCCAATTGCGACAGGCTCACTTGCTTTGAAGCGCTTTCAAATACTTACGCACGGTAAAGATTTATCTATTCAATGGATTATGGAAAAACTAAGCAAAGCCTTTATTTCTCCTCTAAATATTGATGATGTGAGAGAAGAAGCAAATGGATTTTGCCATCCTTTTACAGGTGAAGCAAAGATTGAATATCCTCATTCCCTTGTTTTTGATCAGTTTTTTTTATTTGGAATGAGATCTGATAGAAAAAAAATCCCAGCTACGTTTATGAAGTTGCAGCTACGTAATGCATTAGAAGCATTAGGGCACGAAAAAGAAGATAGCCAAGGTACGAAAAAGAAAATTGGAAAAAAAGTTAGGGATACAATTAAAGATAAATTAAAGGAAGAACTATTAAGAAACTCTATACCAACGGTTAAATTAACAGAAGTTTTGTGGAATTTAAAAGATAATCAAATATGGCTAACAACCACTTCTCCATCATCAATAACTGAGTTCGAAAAATTATTTTCCGAAGCTTTTGATTTGCCAATTATAAATATTAATCCAGGCACTGCAGCATTGGATTTTGAGAAAATACAATTAAATTTAAATACAGATATGCAACCATATTTAGATCTATCTCCTGTTTCTTTAGCGAATAAGTTTCATTTTGAAAGAAAAACTGAAAATAGTAATGAAACAGAATCAAGCCAACCAGTTTTTTAG
- a CDS encoding MotE family protein, producing MRKFLIYLVFGICPFLNVYGDDLPTIPKELTASEALKIREELQLIKIDIEQKIVKLEEAKKSYDLAKNDVDVRIKKIEEEKRLLDETLQKEKKLKEDRVKEAVEFVSKMEPRKVAPVLESMDRDLVIALFSRLPSRQVTKLLENTSPAKATQFLEYYTRIRSGREFEMLRELGLCAPAKEKNEEKGKQTP from the coding sequence ATGAGAAAATTTTTAATTTATTTAGTATTTGGAATTTGCCCATTTTTAAATGTCTATGGTGATGATTTACCAACAATTCCAAAGGAATTAACTGCTTCTGAGGCATTAAAAATTAGGGAAGAACTCCAATTAATTAAAATTGATATAGAGCAAAAGATTGTTAAATTAGAAGAAGCAAAAAAATCTTATGATTTAGCAAAGAATGACGTTGATGTGCGGATAAAAAAAATTGAAGAAGAGAAACGTTTACTTGACGAAACTCTTCAAAAAGAGAAAAAACTAAAAGAGGATAGGGTGAAAGAGGCTGTAGAGTTTGTCTCAAAAATGGAGCCTAGGAAGGTAGCTCCTGTTTTGGAATCTATGGATAGAGATTTAGTTATAGCTCTTTTTAGCCGCTTACCTTCTAGGCAAGTGACTAAGCTTCTTGAAAATACTTCACCCGCGAAAGCGACACAATTTTTGGAGTACTATACTAGAATTCGCTCCGGTAGAGAGTTTGAAATGCTACGTGAGTTAGGCTTATGTGCTCCAGCTAAGGAAAAAAATGAAGAAAAAGGAAAACAAACACCCTAA